In Paenibacillus sp. FSL M7-0420, a single genomic region encodes these proteins:
- a CDS encoding carotenoid biosynthesis protein, which translates to MVRTLFWIWYTIGALLLIVFGIPDSLKFSNGLFLVFYGAYGLDLLIKGQFKPFMSDWSVNSSGGRMTKRFWYAAALIWLGGMAVEWVGVHSGRLFGDYNYSTILGPLLFGVPVTLGFAWIAVVCNAVLISHDFGQRGLRLLLLRAVQVGFWTVLMDLVLDPVAHARNFWHWEGGGGFYQVPWSNFGGWLIAGAALSMLLPAVPFTRLAARRGTRLYQAILILFGLISLTEGLPACAVIAGAGAALAEGSLRYAGSRSIGKV; encoded by the coding sequence ATGGTCCGAACCCTTTTTTGGATCTGGTATACCATCGGTGCGCTGCTGCTGATCGTGTTCGGAATTCCGGACAGCCTGAAATTCTCTAACGGATTATTTCTCGTATTCTATGGTGCCTATGGGCTGGACTTATTAATCAAGGGGCAGTTCAAACCCTTCATGTCTGACTGGTCAGTCAATTCTTCGGGAGGCCGGATGACCAAGCGATTCTGGTATGCTGCGGCTCTTATCTGGTTAGGCGGAATGGCGGTGGAATGGGTAGGCGTGCATTCCGGCCGGTTGTTTGGGGATTATAATTATTCTACTATTCTCGGGCCTTTATTATTTGGTGTGCCGGTTACACTGGGCTTCGCCTGGATTGCGGTTGTGTGCAATGCCGTGCTGATCAGCCATGATTTCGGACAGCGCGGCCTCAGGCTCCTGCTGCTGCGGGCCGTGCAGGTCGGCTTTTGGACGGTCCTGATGGATCTGGTGCTCGATCCTGTTGCCCATGCCAGGAACTTCTGGCATTGGGAGGGCGGCGGGGGCTTCTATCAGGTGCCCTGGAGCAATTTCGGCGGCTGGCTGATTGCAGGCGCTGCCTTGTCCATGCTGCTCCCGGCTGTGCCGTTCACCCGCCTGGCTGCCCGCCGGGGTACCCGCCTGTATCAGGCGATCCTGATCCTGTTCGGCCTGATCAGCCTGACAGAGGGATTGCCTGCCTGCGCGGTGATCGCGGGGGCAGGTGCCGCTTTGGCCGAAGGGAGTCTACGCTATGCTGGAAGCCGTTCCATCGGGAAGGTTTGA
- a CDS encoding phytoene/squalene synthase family protein: MDERILQQCEELMKKGSTSFHKAFDVLPSPRREAVHVIYAFCRIIDDSVDEPEGAPYSIHELREHFMNLEQADGHFIWPALRWLFSSFPQLQRDPFLLQMEGQLRDLTFTAYDTMEQLKDYCYLVAGTVGEMLLPVLRDDQSEAARTSGIALGIGMQLVNIIRDVGEDLRRGRRYVPLEVMEGHGYSQRELENGEVNHRFTAVIQELRTEALDWFRRGLEHVHTYPLESGLAIELAASFYAAILDAVEADGYDVFRKRSYVTDEAKLQLFQRTVVRYAGARTAVV, translated from the coding sequence ATGGATGAAAGGATACTGCAGCAATGTGAGGAACTGATGAAGAAAGGGTCCACTTCGTTCCATAAGGCGTTTGATGTTCTGCCAAGTCCCAGGCGTGAGGCGGTGCATGTGATTTATGCCTTTTGCCGGATTATAGACGATAGTGTGGATGAGCCGGAAGGCGCGCCGTACAGCATTCATGAGCTGCGGGAGCATTTCATGAATCTGGAGCAGGCGGACGGGCATTTCATCTGGCCGGCGCTGCGCTGGCTGTTCAGCAGCTTCCCGCAGCTTCAGCGTGACCCGTTTCTTTTGCAAATGGAGGGACAGCTTAGAGATCTTACCTTCACAGCCTATGACACGATGGAGCAGCTTAAGGATTACTGTTATCTTGTAGCGGGAACGGTAGGGGAGATGCTGCTGCCTGTTCTGCGGGATGATCAGAGTGAAGCGGCACGGACATCGGGGATTGCGCTGGGGATAGGAATGCAACTGGTCAATATCATCCGCGATGTGGGTGAGGATCTCCGGAGAGGACGCAGATATGTGCCGCTTGAGGTGATGGAGGGACATGGCTACAGCCAGCGGGAGCTGGAGAACGGGGAGGTCAATCACCGTTTTACTGCCGTTATCCAGGAGCTGCGGACAGAAGCGTTGGACTGGTTCCGGCGAGGGCTGGAGCATGTGCATACGTATCCTTTGGAGAGCGGCCTTGCCATTGAACTTGCCGCATCCTTCTATGCTGCTATTCTGGATGCTGTGGAGGCAGACGGGTATGATGTTTTCCGCAAAAGATCCTATGTCACCGATGAAGCCAAGCTCCAGCTGTTCCAGCGTACGGTTGTGCGGTATGCCGGTGCAAGAACTGCGGTGGTCTAA
- a CDS encoding phytoene desaturase family protein, with protein sequence MSRIAIVGSGIGGLTAALLLTRQGHEVVIYERAPQAGGRVAFEEQDGYRIDRGPTIVLLPEMLLAILEEGGLPRSSLELLRCDPLYRVHFRSGRVLTKFADASAQAEEIDRFYPGEGKGFTRFMKDMSVLYPQGRTSFLERGYASGREFFSPANLSLMVRLRAYQNLRSAIGQYFRNEELKDAFSLQSLYIGGAPFRTPGIYTMLPYAEHAFGIWMLKGGYGTLPQIMARELEDRGVQIHTGAEVESLLVEGSRCYGVVVQGQSIPYDAVLYNGDFPNVEQLLPPGVFKQERALGVTADKDRHISAKAIKRGSWKPSSGCLLIYAATDKQWPESLVHQFFLPDSLNSSLHELFDRGQIPQDSSYYVFNPVALDDSAAPPGQSVLYFLVPVPAAPDKNWEEIAGALADKVMADAEKRGFPGLAASVIWRRLRTPADAQQEGMYGGGSFGIAPLLSQSGVFRPQPKPYPLKGLYAAGASVHPGGGVPIVMQGAKLAVQEIIKEMSVHG encoded by the coding sequence ATGAGCCGCATAGCCATCGTAGGCAGCGGAATCGGCGGGCTGACGGCAGCGCTGCTGCTTACCCGTCAGGGACATGAGGTGGTGATCTATGAACGGGCACCCCAAGCGGGCGGGCGAGTGGCCTTTGAAGAGCAGGACGGCTACCGGATTGACCGCGGCCCTACCATCGTGCTGCTGCCGGAGATGCTTCTCGCTATTCTGGAGGAAGGCGGCCTTCCGCGATCCAGCCTGGAGCTGCTGCGCTGTGATCCGCTCTACCGGGTTCACTTCAGAAGCGGGCGGGTGCTGACCAAATTCGCAGATGCGTCGGCGCAGGCGGAGGAGATTGACCGGTTTTATCCCGGAGAGGGCAAGGGCTTCACCCGGTTCATGAAGGACATGTCAGTGCTGTATCCGCAGGGGCGGACGTCGTTCCTGGAGCGGGGGTATGCCAGCGGGCGGGAATTCTTCAGTCCGGCTAACCTGTCGCTGATGGTCCGCCTGCGTGCTTACCAGAATCTGCGCTCTGCTATCGGGCAGTATTTCCGCAACGAGGAGCTTAAGGATGCGTTCTCCCTGCAGAGCCTCTATATTGGAGGAGCACCCTTCCGCACACCCGGTATCTACACCATGCTTCCTTATGCCGAGCATGCCTTCGGCATCTGGATGCTGAAGGGCGGATACGGGACGCTGCCGCAGATCATGGCCCGGGAGCTGGAAGACCGCGGGGTACAGATTCATACGGGCGCTGAGGTGGAATCCTTGCTTGTTGAAGGAAGCCGCTGCTACGGAGTTGTTGTTCAGGGGCAGTCGATTCCTTATGATGCCGTTCTGTACAATGGAGATTTCCCGAATGTGGAGCAATTGCTGCCGCCTGGTGTATTCAAGCAGGAACGGGCGCTGGGTGTGACAGCGGATAAGGACAGACACATATCGGCCAAGGCCATAAAACGCGGAAGCTGGAAGCCCTCCTCGGGCTGTCTGCTGATCTATGCAGCCACGGATAAGCAGTGGCCGGAGTCGCTGGTGCACCAGTTCTTCCTGCCGGACAGTCTGAACAGCAGCTTACATGAGCTGTTTGACCGGGGACAAATCCCCCAGGATTCATCTTATTATGTATTTAATCCGGTAGCGCTGGACGACAGTGCAGCTCCTCCTGGACAGAGCGTGCTGTATTTCCTTGTTCCCGTCCCGGCGGCACCGGATAAGAACTGGGAGGAAATAGCCGGAGCACTAGCCGACAAAGTCATGGCAGATGCCGAGAAGCGGGGCTTCCCCGGGCTTGCCGCGAGTGTGATCTGGCGCAGGCTGAGAACACCTGCCGATGCGCAGCAGGAAGGAATGTATGGCGGGGGCAGCTTCGGTATTGCACCGCTGCTGAGCCAGTCGGGGGTATTCCGGCCCCAGCCGAAGCCTTATCCGCTCAAGGGGTTGTATGCCGCAGGTGCTTCCGTCCATCCGGGCGGCGGTGTGCCGATCGTGATGCAGGGAGCGAAGCTTGCCGTTCAGGAAATAATAAAGGAGATGAGCGTACATGGATGA
- a CDS encoding phytoene desaturase family protein, with product MLLAAEGYEVDLYEQQAEVGGRSGELKLGDYRFDRGATFLMMPHLLEELFTLAGRSVHDYVSLTALDPLYSLHFGDTVFTPSTNQDQTAEEIERLFPGNGSGYRRFMAEEADKLERVIPLLQRPFQSLGDYVKRDVFHALPKLNATDTVYNRLSRYFDDERLRFSFSFQAKYLGMSPWECPGTFTILSYMEHRYGLYHPSGGINRVLQAMAQVIQEHGGRVHTTSGVNRIIVKDGQAAGLLLENGEKVDVDYIVIGADFGSAMTQLFEPGLLKKYTPAKIARKRYSCSTAMLYLGVDGEVDLSHHSVHFADDYRRNVREITELGVLSEDASIYIHNPSVIDKTLAPPGKSSLYVLMPVPNLSADINWEQEREEVENWMMERLEQIPQLAGIAGRVEESLFFSPLDWQNQQNVYNGATFNLAHNLGQMMHLRPHNTFEEVRGIWLVGGGTHPGSGLPTIFESAKISARLLREHDQAVRRRFNVQAGAPGAGAGVPL from the coding sequence ATGCTGCTTGCCGCCGAAGGATATGAAGTCGATCTCTATGAACAACAGGCAGAAGTTGGCGGAAGATCAGGCGAACTGAAGCTGGGAGACTACCGTTTTGACCGGGGAGCCACCTTCTTGATGATGCCGCATTTGCTGGAGGAGCTGTTCACTCTGGCAGGGCGTTCGGTGCATGACTATGTCTCGCTTACAGCGCTTGATCCGCTGTATTCACTGCATTTTGGAGATACCGTATTTACGCCCTCCACGAACCAGGATCAGACGGCTGAGGAGATTGAGCGGCTGTTCCCCGGCAACGGCAGCGGCTACCGCCGGTTCATGGCAGAAGAAGCCGACAAGCTGGAGCGGGTGATTCCGCTGCTGCAGCGTCCGTTCCAATCGTTAGGGGATTATGTTAAAAGAGATGTGTTCCACGCGCTGCCCAAGCTGAACGCTACAGACACCGTGTATAACCGGCTGTCCCGTTATTTCGATGATGAACGGCTGCGGTTCTCGTTCTCGTTCCAGGCCAAGTATCTTGGGATGTCGCCTTGGGAATGTCCGGGCACCTTCACGATTCTGTCGTACATGGAGCACCGTTACGGCCTGTACCATCCGTCTGGCGGCATTAACCGTGTGCTTCAGGCTATGGCTCAGGTCATCCAGGAGCATGGCGGGCGGGTGCATACCACAAGCGGAGTGAACCGCATTATCGTCAAGGACGGGCAGGCCGCAGGCTTGCTGCTGGAGAACGGGGAGAAGGTGGATGTGGATTATATTGTGATTGGAGCAGACTTTGGCTCTGCGATGACACAGCTGTTCGAGCCCGGGCTTCTGAAGAAATACACTCCTGCCAAGATTGCCCGCAAAAGATATTCCTGCTCCACCGCCATGCTCTACCTCGGTGTGGATGGAGAGGTGGACCTCAGTCATCATTCGGTTCATTTCGCGGACGATTACCGGCGTAATGTCAGAGAGATCACGGAGCTGGGCGTGCTGTCAGAGGATGCTTCTATCTATATCCATAATCCGTCAGTCATCGATAAGACACTGGCGCCTCCCGGTAAGTCCTCGCTCTACGTGCTGATGCCGGTGCCTAATCTGAGTGCCGATATTAACTGGGAGCAGGAGCGTGAGGAGGTAGAGAACTGGATGATGGAGCGGCTGGAGCAAATTCCGCAGCTGGCGGGAATCGCCGGACGCGTGGAAGAGAGCCTGTTCTTCTCCCCGCTGGACTGGCAGAACCAGCAGAATGTATATAACGGGGCCACCTTCAATCTGGCCCATAATCTTGGGCAGATGATGCATCTGCGGCCGCATAATACCTTCGAGGAGGTACGCGGCATCTGGCTGGTCGGCGGGGGAACCCATCCGGGCAGCGGCCTGCCGACGATCTTCGAGTCGGCCAAGATCAGCGCACGGCTGCTGCGGGAGCATGACCAGGCTGTGCGGAGGCGGTTCAACGTACAGGCGGGTGCGCCCGGCGCAGGTGCGGGGGTTCCGTTATGA
- a CDS encoding MerR family transcriptional regulator yields MYSIKQVVEMLDIPSVTLRAWENRYQAVVPERTESGYRLYNQENIEDLRWLKEQTDKQGISISHAVRMLKQHKQKDLDERMSVAGGDPKDALDKMRQQIYAALLDIQGERADALIDFGFSLYGYEAMVHQVLVPVLVKVGDAWEQGTATVAQEHYMTHMISNRLSQFFHVFPVYAHLHKVLAFCPAGEHHQVGLLLFSLFLRRNGVEVIYLGANTPEDGVMELLEKQERIGAVCLSVTNGSLVPYTEELLERLGSLYPEMQLIAGGKAYEAISLQDTNATYVMAEPPEKWQAWFDQEYATTRHRA; encoded by the coding sequence GTGTATTCCATCAAACAGGTCGTCGAAATGCTCGATATTCCCTCTGTCACTCTGCGGGCGTGGGAGAACCGGTATCAGGCTGTCGTCCCGGAACGTACCGAATCCGGCTATAGGCTGTACAACCAAGAGAATATTGAGGACCTTCGCTGGTTGAAGGAACAGACCGATAAACAGGGCATCAGTATCTCACATGCCGTGCGGATGCTGAAGCAGCATAAGCAGAAGGACCTGGATGAGCGTATGTCCGTTGCGGGCGGTGACCCTAAGGATGCCTTGGACAAAATGAGGCAGCAGATCTATGCAGCGCTGCTCGACATCCAGGGCGAGCGGGCGGATGCCCTGATCGATTTCGGGTTCTCCCTGTACGGCTATGAGGCGATGGTCCATCAGGTGCTGGTGCCTGTTCTGGTGAAGGTTGGCGATGCCTGGGAGCAAGGGACGGCAACCGTGGCCCAGGAGCATTATATGACACATATGATCTCGAACCGGCTGTCCCAGTTCTTTCACGTGTTCCCGGTGTATGCCCATCTGCACAAGGTGCTTGCCTTCTGCCCGGCAGGAGAGCATCACCAGGTCGGCCTGCTGCTGTTCTCGCTGTTCCTGCGCAGAAACGGGGTTGAAGTGATCTATCTGGGGGCCAATACCCCCGAGGACGGTGTGATGGAGCTGCTGGAGAAGCAAGAACGGATCGGAGCTGTCTGCCTATCCGTTACGAATGGTTCGCTGGTCCCCTATACGGAGGAGCTGCTTGAACGGCTCGGCAGCTTGTACCCGGAGATGCAGCTCATCGCGGGCGGTAAAGCTTATGAGGCAATCAGCCTCCAGGATACCAACGCCACCTATGTGATGGCGGAGCCGCCGGAGAAGTGGCAAGCCTGGTTCGATCAGGAATATGCCACAACCCGGCATAGAGCGTAG
- a CDS encoding phospholipase D family protein produces the protein MNQGRRPVTPEQLHITLASGAITPSRHKRQWQFFLRRRSRLLMALTLLLLWLAGVMIYQTHKPLPPGLSAESPAYKVNTVAFWHDLTYQDNSGKQAREEQILPRILQIIEESRQFLVIDLFLFNNYTHTDQQFPAVSRQLTDKLLAQKAAHPAMEIVFITDEVNTNYGSAPNALLEEMRAAGIKIIMTDVDGLRDSTPAYSAVWRAFIQWFGQSGTGWIPNLMASGGPDITARSYLKLLNVKANHRKVVLSENTALISSGNVHDASAYHSNIALEVQGPIQEDILRSEQAAANLSGAGPLLSKPPEFKPPAAVSGEPSLEVRYLTEGKVYKYALDGIAAAGPGDVIWMGMFYLADDGIIDALLAADARGAQVRLLLDPNQNAFGRDKIGIPNRPVAMDLDRRSQGNILIRWYNTGEEQYHSKLMFIAKASGDSTLLGGSTNFTARNLDDYNLENDLYVSVPREQPLYAEVEGYFNRLWNNEGAEYSLPLTEYQSEVTWLKYILYRIQTRLGFTTF, from the coding sequence ATGAATCAAGGCCGCCGTCCCGTCACACCCGAACAGTTACATATCACGCTGGCTTCCGGCGCCATTACGCCATCCCGCCACAAGCGCCAATGGCAGTTCTTCCTGCGCCGCCGCTCCAGACTCCTGATGGCCCTGACCCTTCTTCTCCTCTGGCTGGCCGGGGTGATGATCTATCAGACCCATAAGCCGCTGCCGCCCGGACTTTCTGCGGAGAGTCCTGCGTATAAGGTGAATACGGTCGCCTTCTGGCATGATCTGACTTACCAGGACAACAGCGGGAAGCAGGCAAGGGAAGAACAGATTCTGCCCCGAATCCTGCAGATTATTGAAGAGTCCAGACAGTTCCTCGTGATCGATCTGTTCCTGTTCAATAACTATACCCATACAGACCAGCAGTTCCCCGCTGTCAGCAGACAGCTTACCGATAAGCTGCTTGCCCAGAAAGCCGCCCATCCCGCGATGGAGATCGTCTTCATCACCGATGAGGTGAATACGAATTACGGCTCTGCGCCTAATGCCCTCCTGGAAGAGATGAGAGCCGCCGGTATTAAGATCATCATGACGGATGTAGACGGTCTGCGGGACTCGACTCCTGCCTATTCTGCGGTCTGGCGCGCCTTCATCCAGTGGTTCGGGCAATCCGGCACCGGCTGGATTCCGAATCTGATGGCCAGCGGAGGACCGGACATTACCGCACGTTCCTACCTGAAGCTGCTCAATGTCAAAGCGAACCACCGCAAGGTCGTGCTCAGCGAGAACACTGCCCTGATCTCCTCCGGCAATGTACATGATGCCAGTGCTTATCATTCCAACATTGCCCTGGAGGTGCAGGGTCCAATCCAGGAGGATATTCTGCGGAGTGAGCAGGCGGCGGCTAATCTCTCGGGAGCCGGTCCCTTGCTGAGCAAGCCTCCTGAATTCAAACCGCCCGCTGCCGTATCCGGGGAACCTTCGCTTGAAGTCCGCTATCTGACCGAAGGCAAGGTATACAAATATGCCCTGGATGGGATCGCTGCGGCAGGACCCGGGGATGTCATCTGGATGGGGATGTTCTATCTGGCGGATGACGGAATTATTGATGCCCTGCTTGCCGCAGATGCCCGCGGCGCCCAGGTGAGGCTGCTGCTTGATCCCAACCAGAATGCCTTCGGACGGGACAAAATCGGCATCCCCAACCGTCCCGTTGCCATGGACCTGGACCGCCGCTCTCAAGGAAATATTCTGATCCGCTGGTACAATACAGGCGAGGAGCAGTATCACAGCAAGCTGATGTTCATTGCCAAGGCGTCAGGCGACTCTACCCTGCTGGGCGGATCAACGAACTTCACAGCCCGTAATCTGGACGACTATAACCTGGAGAATGACCTCTATGTATCCGTTCCGCGGGAACAGCCGCTGTATGCGGAGGTGGAGGGCTACTTCAACCGGCTATGGAACAACGAGGGCGCTGAATACAGCCTGCCGCTCACGGAATATCAGAGTGAGGTCACCTGGTTGAAATACATCCTCTACCGGATACAGACCCGGCTTGGCTTCACTACCTTCTGA
- the cls gene encoding cardiolipin synthase — translation MRRGLQAMVIIAAMLAFYYFGFGIFGSTAGTIISIFSTLTVISVALGIFMENRNPSTTVSWILLLALIPVLGLVFYFLFGQNVFKRRKYDKKAQRDLMAYERIENDALRMHQDWSVFSPSQQKLLGLSQRLGRTPISFNSESRILTNGEETFGTLLLELRQAQHHIHMEYYIFRADHIGTRIQQILIEKARAGVAVRFMYDAVGSMQLSRAFLKELSDAGVQVAAYGNSTSFFSSRVNYRNHRKIVVIDGDVGFMGGLNVGDEYLSRSKTYGFWRDTHMLLRGEAVRTMQIIFLQDWMHTTGEKILEQDYLSPQLRFTTGDGAVQIIASGPDNERRALKNIFFSMITTAEKSVWIASPYFIPDEDILTALRVAAMSGLDVRLLFPAKPDKWIPFLASHSYFPALLESGVKIYEYEKGFIHSKLLIADGEIATIGTANMDMRSFHLNFEVNALLLQTESVSRIVADFERDLQSTRQIVHETFMEKRLLERLLESAARLMSPLL, via the coding sequence ATGAGAAGAGGACTGCAGGCTATGGTCATCATAGCGGCTATGCTGGCTTTCTATTATTTTGGATTTGGGATTTTCGGCAGTACAGCCGGAACCATTATCAGTATATTTTCGACATTGACGGTCATCTCTGTCGCGCTGGGGATCTTCATGGAGAACCGCAATCCCTCCACCACAGTGTCCTGGATTCTGCTGCTCGCGCTGATCCCGGTGCTGGGGCTGGTGTTCTATTTCCTGTTCGGGCAGAATGTATTCAAGCGGCGTAAGTATGACAAGAAGGCCCAGCGCGACCTCATGGCCTATGAACGGATTGAGAACGATGCGTTGCGGATGCACCAGGACTGGTCGGTGTTCAGCCCATCGCAGCAGAAGCTGCTGGGCCTGTCCCAGCGGCTCGGTCGCACGCCGATCTCCTTCAATTCAGAGTCTCGCATTCTGACCAACGGAGAAGAGACCTTCGGGACACTGCTGCTGGAGCTGCGGCAGGCGCAGCATCATATCCATATGGAATATTATATTTTCCGGGCGGATCATATCGGCACGCGCATTCAGCAGATTCTGATTGAGAAAGCCCGCGCGGGCGTTGCGGTCCGGTTCATGTATGATGCGGTCGGGAGCATGCAGCTCTCCAGAGCCTTTCTTAAGGAGCTTAGTGATGCGGGGGTGCAGGTGGCTGCTTACGGCAACTCGACCTCCTTTTTCTCCAGCAGGGTGAATTACCGCAATCACCGCAAAATCGTGGTCATCGACGGCGATGTCGGCTTCATGGGCGGGCTGAATGTAGGGGATGAGTACCTGAGCCGCAGCAAGACCTACGGGTTCTGGCGGGATACACATATGCTGCTGAGGGGCGAAGCGGTGCGGACGATGCAGATTATCTTCCTGCAGGACTGGATGCACACGACCGGCGAGAAGATCCTGGAGCAGGATTACCTCTCCCCGCAGCTTCGCTTCACTACCGGAGACGGGGCGGTGCAGATTATTGCCAGCGGCCCGGATAATGAGCGGCGTGCACTCAAGAATATTTTCTTCTCCATGATAACTACAGCGGAAAAATCCGTCTGGATCGCAAGTCCCTACTTCATCCCCGATGAGGATATACTGACTGCGCTGCGTGTGGCGGCGATGTCGGGGCTGGATGTCCGCCTGCTGTTCCCGGCCAAGCCGGATAAATGGATTCCGTTCCTGGCCTCCCACTCCTACTTCCCGGCGCTGCTGGAGTCCGGTGTGAAGATCTATGAATATGAGAAGGGCTTCATCCACTCCAAGCTGCTGATTGCAGACGGGGAGATTGCTACGATTGGAACAGCGAACATGGATATGCGCAGCTTCCATCTTAATTTCGAGGTGAACGCGTTGCTGCTGCAGACCGAGAGTGTCTCGCGCATTGTCGCAGACTTCGAGCGTGACCTGCAGTCCACGCGGCAGATTGTCCATGAGACCTTCATGGAGAAAAGACTGCTGGAGCGGCTGCTGGAATCCGCAGCCCGGCTGATGTCTCCGCTGCTGTAA
- a CDS encoding TetR/AcrR family transcriptional regulator: MTAKSMTKKEQIIKTAMQLFAVKGSSSTSMQEIAELCGISKGSLYLIFKSKEELERSIYIYCFRMIHDPLQQEEQAAGIEPREKLRNQLEILLSHVYELREFLQRQFQEVAGRGVAEIPDWVKQNNAALLRWFQQKLELMYGPEILPYAGELCVLSHGMISSSIKLLFGQETVVSIPELADRLVDWLDIMVSGLLAGKPAPLISSAVLAGWAEGQGEGPRQSPLQLIKAMKLLLSEADGIHHEHAEDGLESLSILENEILTSQPRKAIIQGMLANLEGYPGLSGELSQLKKVFAPYMHTSCGFH; this comes from the coding sequence TTGACCGCTAAAAGCATGACCAAAAAAGAACAAATCATTAAGACCGCCATGCAGCTGTTCGCTGTAAAAGGCTCCTCCTCCACCTCCATGCAGGAGATTGCCGAATTATGCGGGATCTCCAAAGGAAGTCTGTATCTGATCTTCAAATCCAAAGAGGAGCTGGAGCGCAGTATATACATCTACTGCTTCCGGATGATTCATGATCCGCTGCAGCAGGAGGAGCAGGCAGCAGGCATAGAGCCCAGGGAGAAGCTGCGGAACCAGCTCGAAATACTGCTTAGTCATGTATACGAGCTGCGCGAATTCCTGCAGCGCCAATTCCAGGAGGTGGCCGGCCGGGGTGTAGCCGAGATTCCCGATTGGGTGAAGCAGAACAACGCCGCCCTGCTGCGCTGGTTCCAGCAGAAGCTGGAGCTCATGTACGGCCCAGAGATTCTGCCCTATGCAGGCGAGCTGTGCGTGCTCAGCCACGGCATGATCAGTTCCAGCATCAAGCTGCTGTTCGGTCAGGAGACTGTTGTCTCCATCCCTGAGCTGGCTGACCGGCTGGTGGACTGGCTGGACATTATGGTCTCCGGCCTGCTTGCAGGGAAGCCCGCCCCTCTGATCTCTTCCGCAGTCCTTGCCGGATGGGCCGAGGGTCAAGGAGAAGGACCGCGCCAGAGCCCGCTTCAGCTGATTAAGGCGATGAAGCTCCTGCTCAGTGAAGCGGACGGAATACACCACGAGCATGCCGAAGACGGCCTGGAGTCCCTAAGCATTCTGGAGAACGAGATCCTAACCTCCCAGCCCCGTAAAGCGATCATTCAAGGGATGCTGGCCAATCTTGAGGGGTATCCCGGGCTATCCGGCGAGCTAAGTCAATTGAAGAAAGTATTCGCTCCTTATATGCACACTTCCTGCGGATTTCATTAA